The DNA sequence CTACGCGCCGCACCGGGCGACGCTGACGAGCCGGCGCGGCGAACTCGAGCGCTGGACGATCCGCAACACCACCGACATGGATCATCCGTTCCACTTGCACGGCACGCAGTTTCAGGTGACCGAACGTGCATCCGGCGGCACGCGCACGGCCGAGCCGTTCCGTGCCTGGCGCGATACGGTGAACGTGCGCAGCGGCGAAACCGTCACGCTACTGGTGAAGCAGGACATGCCCGGCGAGCGCATGTTTCACTGCCATATTCTGGAGCACGAGGACCTGGGCATGATGGGCACGCTGAAAGTCGTGTAACGGCGAATCATTTTGTTTCACGCGTATGAACGCATTCGATTTGCGTGTACGCGTGGACAATGCGCGTTCAATTATTGGGATTGAACGAAAAGGCCGGCCAATCGAATTAACGATTGGCCGGCCTGAAAAAAAGAAACCCGGCGCAATGCCGGGTTTCTTCGTCCGATATCCGGTGCCCTTACGCGGCCTGGATGTTCGACGCTTGCTTGCCCTTCGGCCCTTGAACGACCTCGAAGCTTACCTTCTGGCCTTCCTTCAGGGTCTTGAAGCCCTGCATGTTGATGGCCGAGAAGTGCGCAAACAGATCTTCACCGCCCTCGTCGGGAGTGATGAAACCGAAGCCCTTCGCGTCGTTGAACCACTTAACGATACCAGTTGCCATTTCCTACTTCCCCTGTCACACAGTCGCTGCTACTTACCACGAGCACGCTCGAAAAGCTAAACGACCGTAAATACAGCCGTTCCCCCCTCACAAGCTCACCTTCGGCCCTTTTCATTTCGCCAGCCGGCGAATGAAAAAAGGTGCCAGCTTGATTGTTGGCGCTCTTTATTTGAGTGTCAAGCGGAATTTTTAGACGTTTGGAGGGACGTTGTAAAGAACCCATTTTCAGGGTTTTTCCGGCTTTGCTTCGCAGCATGCCGCCGAGCGCGCGCACTTGAAAAGTCGCATAATCGGTTCATATACCAGGCTCGAGTGACACGCGATCGAGTCGTCCCGGCTTGTGGGATACTGGATGCGGATGCGACGGTCCGGTGCGGTTTCCTCCTGACGGTTCGTGTTCCGCGCCACGCGTGAAAGCCGGCACCGCAGCCGGCTTTCGTATGGCACGAAGACGATCGCGCGTCGTCGGGAACCACGAAGGGCGCCGGCCTGTCGGTCGGGTAATGGCAGGATTGCGGGCCTGTCCGAGTTGTTTAGAATGGGTGTATGGCGATTATCCCGGACAAGCAGGACAGCACCGTCCTGGAACGCAAGCAGCAGAAGCTCAAGCCGCCTTCGATGTACAAGGTGGTGCTGCTCAACGACGACTTCACGCCAATGGAGTTCGTCGTCATGGTCGTCCAGGAGTATTTCAAGAAGGATCGCGAGACGGCCACGCAGATCATGCTGAAGGTCCATCGCGAAGGGCGAGGGGTATGTGGGGTCTATACGCGGGACATCGCGTCGACCAAGGTTGAGCAAGTCGTTACCCATGCGCGGCAGGCCGGGCATCCGCTGCAGTGCGTGATGGAGGAAGCATGATTGCCCAGGAATTGGAAGTCAGCCTGCACATGGCGTTCATGGAAGCACGTCAGGCGCGCCATGAATTCATTACGGTAGAGCACCTGTTGCTGGCCCTGCTGGATAATCCGACGGCAGCCGAGGTGTTGCGCGCGTGTGCGGCCAATATCGAGGACTTGCGTCAGAACCTGCGCAATTTCATCCACGACAACACGCCGACCGTGCCGGGCACCGACGATGTCGATACCCAGCCGACGCTCGGTTTCCAGCGCGTGATCCAGCGCGCGATCATGCACGTCCAGTCGACGTCGAACGGCAAGAAGGAGGTCACCGGCGCGAACGTGCTGGTCGCGATCTTCGGCGAGAAGGATTCGCATGCCGTCTATTACCTGCAGCAGCAGGGCGTGACGCGTCTCGACGTGGTGAACTTCATTTCGCACGGCATCGCGAAGACGAACGGCGGCGAAGCCGCGAAGTCGACCGACGGCAATGCGGAAAGCGAAGACGCGAACGCGCAGAAGGAAACCCCGCTCGCCCAGTTCACGCAGAACCTGAACCAGATGGCGAAGGACGGCCGCATCGATCCGCTGATCGGCCGCGAGCCGGAGGTCGAGCGTGTGGTGCAGGTGCTGTGCCGTCGCCGCAAGAACAATCCGCTGCTCGTCGGCGAAGCCGGCGTCGGCAAGACGGCGATCGCCGAAGGGCTCGCCTATCGCATCACGCGCGGCGAGGTGCCGGACATTCTCGCGAACGCGCAGGTGTATTCGCTCGACATGGGCGCGCTGCTCGCGGGCACCAAGTATCGCGGCGACTTCGAACAGCGTCTGAAGACGGTGCTCAAGGAGCTCAAGGAGCGTCCGCACGCGATCCTGTTCATCGACGAGATCCACACGCTGATCGGCGCGGGCGCCGCGTCGGGCGGCACGCTCGACGCGTCGAACCTGCTGAAGCCCGCGCTGTCGTCGGGCACGCTCAAGTGCATCGGCGCGACCACCTTCACCGAATATCGCGGCATCTTCGAGAAGGATGCGGCGCTGTCGCGGCGCTTCCAGAAGGTCGACGTGTCGGAGCCGACCGTCGAGCAGACGGTCGCGATCCTGCGCGGGCTGAAGTCGCGCTTCGAGGAGCATCACGGCGTCAAGTATTCGTCGGGTGCGCTGTCGGCCGCGGCCGAACTGTCGGCGCGCTTCATCACCGACCGCCATCTGCCCGACAAGGCGATCGACGTGATCGACGAAGCGGGCGCCGCGCAACGCATCCTGCCGAAGTCGAAGCAGAAGAAGACGATCGGCAAGAGCGAGATCGAGGAAATCATCTCGAAGATCGCGCGCGTGCCGGCCCAGAGCGTGTCGCAGGACGACCGCAGCAAGCTGCAGACGCTCGATCGCGACCTGAAGAGCGTCGTGTTCGGCCAGGATCCGGCGATCGACGCGCTCGCGGCGTCGATCAAGATGGCGCGCGCGGGCCTCGGCAAGATGGACAAGCCGATCGGCGCGTTCCTGTTCTCCGGCCCGACCGGCGTCGGCAAGACCGAAGTGGCGCGCCAGCTCGCGTTTACGCTCGGCATCGAGCTGATCCGCTTCGACATGTCGGAATACATGGAGCGTCATGCGGTGAGCCGTCTGATCGGCGCGCCGCCGGGCTACGTCGGGTTCGACCAGGGCGGGCTGCTGACCGAAGCCGTCACGAAGAAGCCGCATTGCGTGCTGCTGCTCGACGAAATCGAGAAGGCGCATCCGGACATCTTCAACGTGCTGCTGCAGGTGATGGACCACGGCACGCTGACGGACAACAACGGCCGCAAGGCGGATTTCCGCAACGTCATCATCATCATGACGACGAACGCGGGCGCCGAGTCGATGCAGAAGGCGACCATCGGCTTCACGACGCGGCGCGAGACGGGCGACGAGATGAACGACATCAAGCGCCTGTTCACGCCGGAGTTCCGCAACCGTCTGGACGCGATCATCAGCTTCCGCTCGCTCGATGAGGAAATCATCATGCGCGTGGTCGACAAGTTCCTGATCCAGCTCGAGGAGCAGCTGCACGAGAAGAAGGTCGATGCGCTGTTCACCGACGCGCTGCGCAAGCATCTGGCCAAGCACGGGTTCGACCCGCTGATGGGCGCGCGGCCGATGCAGCGGCTGATCCAGGACACGATCCGTCGTGCGCTGGCGGACGAGCTGCTGTTCGGCAAGCTGGTGGCGGGCGGTCACGTGACGGTCGACGTCGACGAGAACGACAAGGTGCAGTTGTCGTTCGACAAGCTGGCGAATCCGCCGCACAAGCCGAACGAAGAGACGGTCGAAGTCGAGTAAGCGATAATTGGCAGTTCATGCGAACGGCGCGGGAAGTTCTCCGCGCCGTTTCGTTTTATCCGGCGCCAGCGGCGCCACGGCGGTGCAGGGGAGTGGTAACGCAGTGACACGACAACAACGATCGTTCGACAACATCGTCGCGCGCGAACAAGGGTTGCGCCACGCGCTCACATCGGGGCAGATGGCGATGATCGCGATCGGCGGCGCGATCGGCACGGGGCTGTTCCTCGGCAGCGGGTTCGCGATCGGACTCGCAGGCCCGAGCGTGCTGGTTTCGTATGCGATCGGCGCGCTGATCGCGCTGCTGCTGATGGGCGCGCTCGCCGAAATGACGGTCGCGCATCCGACGGCCGGCTCGTTCGGCGCCTATGCGGAGCACTACGTCGGCCCGCTCGCGGGCTTTCTGGTGCGCTACGCGTACTGGTTCGCCGTGGTGTTCGCGATCGGCACCGAGATCAGCGCGATCGCCGTGTTCATGAAGTACTGGTTTCCCGCCGTGCCCGGCTGGTACTGGGTGATCGGCTTCTCCGCGCTGCTGATCGCCGTGAACCTCGCGAGCGTCACGTTGTACGGGTCGGTCGAATACGCGTTCTCGCTGCTGAAGATCGCGGCGATCATCGTGTTCATCGTGCTCGGCGCCTATCTGGTGTGGTCGGCGCCGCCGGCGTCCGGCATCGGCTTCGCGAACTACACCGGCCACGGCGGCTTCATGCCGAAAGGGCCGTGGGGCACCTGGGTCGCGGTGATCGTCGCGATCTTCAGCTACATGAGCATCGAGGCGGTCGCGATCGCGGCCGGCGAGGCGCGCGATCCGCAGCATGCGGTCACGCGCGCGTTCCGCTCGACGGTATTCCGGCTCGTGCTGTTCTATCTGCTGACGCTGGCGCTGATGCTCGCGATCGTGCCGTGGACGCAGGCCGGCACCGACGAAAGCCCGTTCGTGAAGGTGATGGCCGCGACGCACGTGCCTTACGCGGCCGGCGTGATCAACTTCGTGCTGTTGATCGCGGCGCTGTCGGCGATGAACAGCCAGCTCTACGTGACGACGCGGATGATGTTCAGCCTGTCGCGCGCGCGGCTCGCGCCGGCGGTGTTCGGGCGGGTGGGCGACAACGGCGTGCCGCGTGCGGCGCTGTGGATCTCGACCAGCGGCGTCGCGGTCGCGGCCGTGCTGGTCGCGCTTTCGCCCGGCACCGCGTTCACCGTGATGATGGCGATCGCGATGTTCGGCGCGCTGTTCACGTGGCTGATGATCTTCGTCACGCACCTGCGCTTTCGTGCGCGCTACCGCGGCCCGGCGCTCGCGTTCCGCATGTGGGCGCATCCGTTCGGCAGCCTGCTCGGTGCGGCGCTCGTCGGCGCGATCCTGCTCACGACCGCGTTCACGCACGCATTCCGGATGACGATGGTGGTCGGCGTCGTGTTCGTCGTGCTGCTGACGCTCGCGTACGCGCTGCATTACCGGCACCAGCACGCGCGGTGATGCATGGCGGCACGCGGCCGGGCGCGCCGGCGAGCCGCTAAGCTTGCGTTAAGCCGGCGGCGCGTACAGTCGAACCCGTTCGCGATTCAGGGCCGCCTGGCGGCCCATCGCCATTCGCAAAGGGGTTCGGATGAAGAAGCTTCCTGAAATCACGCTCGCGTTCTGGATCATGAAGATCTGCGCGACGACGCTCGGCGAAACGGGCGGCGACCTGCTGTCGATGACCCTCGACGTCGGCTACGCGGCAAGCTCGCTGCTGCTGCTCGGTTTCTTTCTCGTCACGCTCGGCGCGCAGCTGCGGGCCACGCACTATCGCCCGGCGCTCTACTGGGCCGTGATCGTCGCCACCAGCACGGCCGGCACGACGATGTCCGACTTCATGGACCGCACGCTCGGCCTCGGCTACGCAGCCGGCTCGTCGATTCTCGTCGCGATCCTGCTGGCGACTTTCGCGGTGTGGCGGCTCAGCGGCGAATCGCTTTCGGTGGACCTGATCCGCACGCGTCGCGTCGAGCTGCTGTACTGGGTGGCGATCCTGTTCTCGAACACGCTCGGCACCGCGCTCGGCGACTTTCTCGCGGACAGTTCGGGCCTCGGTTTCGGCGGCGGCGCATTGCTGATCGGCAGCCTGCTCGCGGCGATCGTGCTCGCGCGCTATCTCACCCGCGTCTCCGGCGTGCTGTTGTTCTGGGCGGCGTTCGTGCTCACGCGTCCGTTCGGCGCGACGCTCGGGGACTGGCTCACGAAACCGGCCGCCAAGGGCGGCCTGGCACTCGGCACGGTCGGCTCGTCTGCCGTATTGCTCGGCGTGCTGGTCGCGATGGTGATCTACGCGAGCATCGCGCAGGCGCGGCGCCGCGAGCGGACACCCGTGCGCATCGCGCAAACGGCCGGCCGCTGAGCGGCACCCGGAAAAGCAAAAGGGCCCGCGCGGCCCCTTTTCGATGCGGCGCGGCTCAGTGCCGGCCGGTGCTGCCGAAGCCGCCTTCGCCGCGCTCGCTTTGCGCGAAGTCGTCGACGATGTTGAACTGCGCCTGCACGACCGGCACGATCACCAGTTGCGCGAGCCGTTCGAACGGGTTCAGCACGAACTCGCTCTGGCCGCGGTTCCACGTCGACACCATCAGCTGGCCCTGGTAGTCGGAATCGATCAGGCCGACGAGGTTGCCGAGCACGATCCCGTGCTTGTGACCGAGGCCCGAGCGCGGCAGGATCAGCGCCGCATAGCCGGGGTCCGCCAGATGGATCGCGAGGCCGGTCGGCACCAGCGTGGTTTCGCCCGGTTGCAGCGTGACGGGCGCGTCGAGGCACGCGCGCAGGTCGAGGCCTGCGCTGCCGGTGGTTGCATAGGCGGGCAGGTAGTCGCGCATGCGCGCGTCGAGAATCTTCAGATCGAGTTTCATGCGGTGGTCGAGTCGTTCGGTAGGGCGCGGCGGCGCGAGCCGCCGCGCGGGAGATCAGATCAGCCGGTTGTCGGGCAGGCGCCGCGCGATTTCGGCGACGAGCACGTGGGCGAGTTCGTCCTTCGGCGCGCGCGGCAGCGGCGTGAGGCCGGCCGCCTCGAACAGCACCACTTCGTTGTCGTCGCGGCCGAACGTCAGCGGGCCGAGGTTGCCGATCAGCAGCGGCACGTTCTTGCGCTTGCGCTTTTCGTCGCCGTGCACGTCGAGGTCGCCGCTTTCGGCCGCGAAGCCGACGCAGTACGGCGGATCGGGCAGCGCGGCGACCGACGCGAGGATGTCGGGGTTCTCGACGAACGTGAGCGCCGGCATCTTGCGATCGGCGGTCTTCTTCATCTTGTGCTCGGCCGGCTGCTCGACGCGCCAGTCGGCGACCGCGGCCACCGCGATGAAGATGTCCGCGTCCGATACCGCATGCATGACCGCGTCGTACATCTGCTGCGCGGTCTGCACGTCCTGCCGGTACACGCCCCACGGCGTGTCGAGCGCGACCGGCCCGGCCACCAGATGCACGTCCGCGCCGGCCTGCTGCGCGGCGCGCGCGAGCGCGAAGCCCATCTTGCCGCTCGAGCGGTTCGTGAGGCCGCGCACCGGATCGAGCGGCTCGAACGTCGGGCCGGCCGTGATCAGCACGCGGCGGTGCGCGAGCAGCTTCGGCGCAAAGTGCGCGACGATCGCTTCGTAGATCGCCTCGGGCTCGAGCATGCGGCCGTCGCCGACCTCGCCGCACGCCTGCGCGCCCGAATCGGGGCCGAGCACCGACACGCCGTCGGCCCGCAGCTGCGCCGCATTGCGCTGGGTGGCCGGGTTCTGCCACATCTGCCGGTTCATCGCCGGCACGACGAGCAGCGGGCAGTCGCGCGCGACGCACAGCGTCGACAGCAGGTCGTCGGCGAACCCGTGCGCGAGCTTCGCGAGGAAGTCGGTGGAGGCCGGCGCGATCACGATCGCATCGGCTTCGCGCGACAGGTCGATGTGCGCCATGTTGTTGTCGACGCGGGCGTCCCACTGGCTCGTGTAGACGGGCCGGCCGGACAGCGCCTGCATCGTGACGGGCGTGATGAATTGCGCGGCGGCTTCGGTCATCACGACCTGGACGGTCGCGCCGGCCTTCGTCAGCAGCCGTGTGAGCTCGGCGATCTTGTAGCAGGCGATGCCGCCCGTGAGGCCGAGGACGAGGTGTTTTCCTGCGAGTTCTGCGTGTGCCAACTCGGGTCTCCAAGGATCAAACGGAACGGCCGGCGTGAAGCCGGCCGTCGACACGGAGTATGCGCGCTCAGCGCGTGCCGCGCACGCGACGCAGTTCGTCGTAGATCAGCAGCACCGCGCCGACCGTGATCGCGGAATCGGCGAGGTTGAACGCCGGGAAATGCCAGCCGCCGAGATGGAAATCGAGAAAGTCGATCACGTGGCCGTACAGCAGCCGGTCGATCACGTTGCCGAGCGCGCCGCCGAGGATCAGCGCGAGCGACAGGCTGAACAGCCGCTGCTGGCCGTGCCGGCGCAACAGGTAGCAGATCACCAGCGTCGCGCCGATGCCGAGCGCGGTGAACGCCCAGCGCTGCCAGCCGCTCGCGGTCGACAGGAAGCCGAACGCGGCGCCGCGGTTGTACACCAGCACGAGATTGAAGAACGACGTCAGCGCATGCTGCGCGCCGTACGCGAACGTTTTCAGGATCGCGATCTTCGACAGCTGGTCGAACAGGATCACGATCAGCGAAATGCCGAGCCAGGGCGCGAGCGCGCCGCTGGCCGGTTTCGACAGGGTTTTCGCCATGGTTACGCAGCGCTCCGGATTTCGCCGTTTTCAAACAGGTTCGAGAAGCAGCGGCCGCACAGCGTCGGATGCTCGGCGTGCGCGCCCACGTCTTCACGGTAGTGCCAGCAGCGTTCGCACTTCTGGTACTTCGACGCCGCGACGTCGACGCTTTCGTGCGCTTCGTCGTCGACCTTCACGACGCTTGCCGCCGACGTGATCAGCACGAACTTCAGATCGTCGCCGAGGCTCGTGAGCGCGTCGTAGCGCGCGCCGCTCGCGTGCACGGCCACTTCGGCCTGCAGCGACGAGCCGATGCGGTTGGCGGTGCGGGCTTCCTCGAGCGCCTTCGTCACGTTGCCGCGCACGTCGCGCAGCAGCGCCCATTTCTCGATCAGCGCGGCCGCGCCGGCGACTTCCGGATACGCGTAGTACGTCTCCGTGAACACGGTGTCGCTCGCCGGCTGGAACACCTTCCATGCCTCTTCCGCGGTGAACGACAGGAACGGCGCGAGCACGCGCAGCAGCCCCTGCGTCAGATGGTAGAGCGCCGTCTGCGCGGAGCGGCGCGCGCGCGAATCGGCCGCGCTCGTGTACAGCCGGTCCTTCAGCACGTCGAGGTAGAAGCCGCCGAGATCTTCCGAGCAGTACGTCTGCAGCTTCGCGACGACCGGATGGAACTCGTATTTCTCGTAGTGGCCGAGCAGCTCCGTCTGCAGTTGCGCGGAGAACGCGACCGCATAACGGTCGATCTCGAGCCATTCGTCGACCGGCACCGCGTGCTGCGCGAAGTCGAAGTCCGACAGGTTCGCGAGCAGGAAGCGCAGCGTGTTGCGGATGCGGCGGTAGCCTTCCGTCACGCGCTTGAGGATCTCTTCGGAGATCGCCAGTTCGCCCGAATAGTCGGTCGACGCGATCCACAGCCGGATGATTTCCGCGCCGAGGCGGTTCGCGACTTCATGCGGATCGATGCCGTTGCCGAGCGACTTGCTCATCTTGCGGCCTTCGCCGTCGACCGTGAAGCCGTGCGTGAGCAGCCCCTTGTACGGCGCGCGGCCGTCGATCATCGACGCGGTCAGCAGCGACGAGTGGAACCAGCCGCGATGCTGGTCCGAGCCTTCGAGGTAGAGGTCGGCCGGGAACTGCAGCTGATCCTTGTGCGACCCGCGCAGCACGTGCCAGTGCGTCGTGCCCGAGTCGAACCACACGTCGAGCGTGTCGCGGTTCTTCTCGTAGAGGTTCGCGTCGTCGCCGATCAGCTCGCGCGGGTCGAGCGACTGCCACGCCTCGATGCCCGACTGCTCGACGCGCTTCGCGACTTCCTCGAGCAGCTCGAGCGTGCGCGGATGCAGCTCGCCGGTTTCCTTGTGCACGAAGAACGCCATCGGCACGCCCCATTGGCGCTGGCGCGACAGCGTCCAGTCGGGACGGTTCGCGATCATGCTGAACAGCCGCTGCTTGCCCCACGACGGGTAGAACGCGGTCGCGTCGATGCCTTCGAGCGCCGTTTCGCGCAGCGTCTTGCCGCCGGCGTGCGGCGTCACGTCCATGCCGGCGAACCACTGCGACGTCGCGCGGTAGATGATCGGCGTCTTGTGGCGCCAGCAGTGCATGTAGCTGTGCGTGTACTTCTCGCTGCGCAGCAGCGAGCCGGCCGCGCGCAGCGCCTCGACGACCTTCGGGTTTGCATCCCAGATCGACAGGCCGCCGAACAGCGGCAGCGATTCGATGTAGCGGCCGTCGCCCATCACCGGGTTGATGATGTCGGAGTCGGTCATCCCGTGCGACTTGCACGAGACGAAGTCTTCGATGCCGTACGCGGGCGACGAATGGACCACGCCGGTACCGGTGTCGGTCGTCACGTAGTCGCCGAGGTAGACGGGCGCGGTGCGCTTGTAGCCGGGGTGGGCCGAGGCGAGCGGATGGTGGAAGCGCAGGTTCGCGAGCTTCACGCCCGGCGCGGTCGCGACGATGCGGCCGGTCAGCTTGAAGTCGGCCATGCAGGCTTCGACGCGCTCCTCGGCGATGATCAGCAGCCCGCGCTCGGTGTCGACCAGCGCATAGACGATCTCGGGATGGAGGTTCAGCGCCTGGTTCGCCGGGATCGTCCACGGCGTGGTGGTCCAGATCACGATGCCGCCGTCGGCGCGCGGCAGCGCCGGCAGGCCGAACGCCTGTGCGGTCTTTTCCGGCTCCGCGAACGCGAACATCACGTCGATCGTCGGGTCGGTGCGGTCCTTGTACTCGACTTCCGCCTCGGCGAGCGCCGAGCCGCAGTCGAAGCACCAGTTCACCGGCTTGAGCCCGCGGTACACGTAGCCCTTCTCGATGATCTTGCCGAGCGCGCGGATCTCTTCCGCCTCGTTCACGAAGTTCATCGTCTTGTACGGATTGGCCCAGTCGCCGAGCACGCCGAGGCGCTTGAAGCCGACCTTCTGCTTCTCGATCTGCTCGGTCGCGTACGCGCGCGCCTTGCTCATCACTTCGGCGGCCGGCAGCGACTTGCCGAACTGCTTTTCGATCTGGATCTCGATCGGCATCCCGTGGCAATCCCAGCCGGGCACGTACGGCGCGTCGAAGCCGGCCATGTTGCGCGACTTCACGACGATGTCCTTCAGGATCTTGTTGACCGCGTGACCGAGGTGGATGTCGCCGTTCGCATACGGCGGGCCGTCGTGCAGGATGAACTTCGGCCGGCCCTTGCTGGCCGCGCGGATTTTCTCGTAGATGCCGCGCTCTTCCCACTCCTTCACCCACTGCGGCTCGCGCTTG is a window from the Burkholderia vietnamiensis LMG 10929 genome containing:
- a CDS encoding cold-shock protein produces the protein MATGIVKWFNDAKGFGFITPDEGGEDLFAHFSAINMQGFKTLKEGQKVSFEVVQGPKGKQASNIQAA
- the clpS gene encoding ATP-dependent Clp protease adapter ClpS — translated: MAIIPDKQDSTVLERKQQKLKPPSMYKVVLLNDDFTPMEFVVMVVQEYFKKDRETATQIMLKVHREGRGVCGVYTRDIASTKVEQVVTHARQAGHPLQCVMEEA
- the clpA gene encoding ATP-dependent Clp protease ATP-binding subunit ClpA, coding for MIAQELEVSLHMAFMEARQARHEFITVEHLLLALLDNPTAAEVLRACAANIEDLRQNLRNFIHDNTPTVPGTDDVDTQPTLGFQRVIQRAIMHVQSTSNGKKEVTGANVLVAIFGEKDSHAVYYLQQQGVTRLDVVNFISHGIAKTNGGEAAKSTDGNAESEDANAQKETPLAQFTQNLNQMAKDGRIDPLIGREPEVERVVQVLCRRRKNNPLLVGEAGVGKTAIAEGLAYRITRGEVPDILANAQVYSLDMGALLAGTKYRGDFEQRLKTVLKELKERPHAILFIDEIHTLIGAGAASGGTLDASNLLKPALSSGTLKCIGATTFTEYRGIFEKDAALSRRFQKVDVSEPTVEQTVAILRGLKSRFEEHHGVKYSSGALSAAAELSARFITDRHLPDKAIDVIDEAGAAQRILPKSKQKKTIGKSEIEEIISKIARVPAQSVSQDDRSKLQTLDRDLKSVVFGQDPAIDALAASIKMARAGLGKMDKPIGAFLFSGPTGVGKTEVARQLAFTLGIELIRFDMSEYMERHAVSRLIGAPPGYVGFDQGGLLTEAVTKKPHCVLLLDEIEKAHPDIFNVLLQVMDHGTLTDNNGRKADFRNVIIIMTTNAGAESMQKATIGFTTRRETGDEMNDIKRLFTPEFRNRLDAIISFRSLDEEIIMRVVDKFLIQLEEQLHEKKVDALFTDALRKHLAKHGFDPLMGARPMQRLIQDTIRRALADELLFGKLVAGGHVTVDVDENDKVQLSFDKLANPPHKPNEETVEVE
- a CDS encoding amino acid permease, yielding MTRQQRSFDNIVAREQGLRHALTSGQMAMIAIGGAIGTGLFLGSGFAIGLAGPSVLVSYAIGALIALLLMGALAEMTVAHPTAGSFGAYAEHYVGPLAGFLVRYAYWFAVVFAIGTEISAIAVFMKYWFPAVPGWYWVIGFSALLIAVNLASVTLYGSVEYAFSLLKIAAIIVFIVLGAYLVWSAPPASGIGFANYTGHGGFMPKGPWGTWVAVIVAIFSYMSIEAVAIAAGEARDPQHAVTRAFRSTVFRLVLFYLLTLALMLAIVPWTQAGTDESPFVKVMAATHVPYAAGVINFVLLIAALSAMNSQLYVTTRMMFSLSRARLAPAVFGRVGDNGVPRAALWISTSGVAVAAVLVALSPGTAFTVMMAIAMFGALFTWLMIFVTHLRFRARYRGPALAFRMWAHPFGSLLGAALVGAILLTTAFTHAFRMTMVVGVVFVVLLTLAYALHYRHQHAR
- a CDS encoding membrane protein produces the protein MKKLPEITLAFWIMKICATTLGETGGDLLSMTLDVGYAASSLLLLGFFLVTLGAQLRATHYRPALYWAVIVATSTAGTTMSDFMDRTLGLGYAAGSSILVAILLATFAVWRLSGESLSVDLIRTRRVELLYWVAILFSNTLGTALGDFLADSSGLGFGGGALLIGSLLAAIVLARYLTRVSGVLLFWAAFVLTRPFGATLGDWLTKPAAKGGLALGTVGSSAVLLGVLVAMVIYASIAQARRRERTPVRIAQTAGR
- the dut gene encoding dUTP diphosphatase, which translates into the protein MKLDLKILDARMRDYLPAYATTGSAGLDLRACLDAPVTLQPGETTLVPTGLAIHLADPGYAALILPRSGLGHKHGIVLGNLVGLIDSDYQGQLMVSTWNRGQSEFVLNPFERLAQLVIVPVVQAQFNIVDDFAQSERGEGGFGSTGRH
- the coaBC gene encoding bifunctional phosphopantothenoylcysteine decarboxylase/phosphopantothenate--cysteine ligase CoaBC, which produces MAHAELAGKHLVLGLTGGIACYKIAELTRLLTKAGATVQVVMTEAAAQFITPVTMQALSGRPVYTSQWDARVDNNMAHIDLSREADAIVIAPASTDFLAKLAHGFADDLLSTLCVARDCPLLVVPAMNRQMWQNPATQRNAAQLRADGVSVLGPDSGAQACGEVGDGRMLEPEAIYEAIVAHFAPKLLAHRRVLITAGPTFEPLDPVRGLTNRSSGKMGFALARAAQQAGADVHLVAGPVALDTPWGVYRQDVQTAQQMYDAVMHAVSDADIFIAVAAVADWRVEQPAEHKMKKTADRKMPALTFVENPDILASVAALPDPPYCVGFAAESGDLDVHGDEKRKRKNVPLLIGNLGPLTFGRDDNEVVLFEAAGLTPLPRAPKDELAHVLVAEIARRLPDNRLI
- the lspA gene encoding signal peptidase II; the protein is MAKTLSKPASGALAPWLGISLIVILFDQLSKIAILKTFAYGAQHALTSFFNLVLVYNRGAAFGFLSTASGWQRWAFTALGIGATLVICYLLRRHGQQRLFSLSLALILGGALGNVIDRLLYGHVIDFLDFHLGGWHFPAFNLADSAITVGAVLLIYDELRRVRGTR
- the ileS gene encoding isoleucine--tRNA ligase, whose protein sequence is MSNKKADSKPQAKYPVNLLDTPFPMRGDLPKREPQWVKEWEERGIYEKIRAASKGRPKFILHDGPPYANGDIHLGHAVNKILKDIVVKSRNMAGFDAPYVPGWDCHGMPIEIQIEKQFGKSLPAAEVMSKARAYATEQIEKQKVGFKRLGVLGDWANPYKTMNFVNEAEEIRALGKIIEKGYVYRGLKPVNWCFDCGSALAEAEVEYKDRTDPTIDVMFAFAEPEKTAQAFGLPALPRADGGIVIWTTTPWTIPANQALNLHPEIVYALVDTERGLLIIAEERVEACMADFKLTGRIVATAPGVKLANLRFHHPLASAHPGYKRTAPVYLGDYVTTDTGTGVVHSSPAYGIEDFVSCKSHGMTDSDIINPVMGDGRYIESLPLFGGLSIWDANPKVVEALRAAGSLLRSEKYTHSYMHCWRHKTPIIYRATSQWFAGMDVTPHAGGKTLRETALEGIDATAFYPSWGKQRLFSMIANRPDWTLSRQRQWGVPMAFFVHKETGELHPRTLELLEEVAKRVEQSGIEAWQSLDPRELIGDDANLYEKNRDTLDVWFDSGTTHWHVLRGSHKDQLQFPADLYLEGSDQHRGWFHSSLLTASMIDGRAPYKGLLTHGFTVDGEGRKMSKSLGNGIDPHEVANRLGAEIIRLWIASTDYSGELAISEEILKRVTEGYRRIRNTLRFLLANLSDFDFAQHAVPVDEWLEIDRYAVAFSAQLQTELLGHYEKYEFHPVVAKLQTYCSEDLGGFYLDVLKDRLYTSAADSRARRSAQTALYHLTQGLLRVLAPFLSFTAEEAWKVFQPASDTVFTETYYAYPEVAGAAALIEKWALLRDVRGNVTKALEEARTANRIGSSLQAEVAVHASGARYDALTSLGDDLKFVLITSAASVVKVDDEAHESVDVAASKYQKCERCWHYREDVGAHAEHPTLCGRCFSNLFENGEIRSAA